The window GGTGGGTTCAATGTTTGAGATTTTCATACACTGCAGCTCACATTTCAGAATCAGAGTAGGTTTTTATTGCCAAGAACATTTACACATGCCAGGAATGTGTATTGGTGcaaaaaacagttaacaaaggaaataaagcaaaaatagtaataacttaaataaaataaaatatggaagcaattacaatatataatatacaatttaaaaaaatataagaaacacaaaatgtgcttgatttaaaatcaaaatggataaaaaaagacacttgaCTAATACTTAATGGAATTTAATTTCAACACACGTATTTAAAGCAATTGGAGGATTAGATTTCTTCTTGAACATTCTTGAACATTTTCCTGTAAAACTCTCCAGTTTTCCTAAACAGCTTCTTTAGTGCTGTTCTGTagtataaaaacatatttacccTCAGGTGCTTCCTGAGGAACACGCAATTGAATTTTACACTATTCCTTCTAGACTAAAAATCATATAATCAACTTAATCAAAATCTTTTGAAGTTTTGCACTGATAACTGATTGGATTGGGTGCCTAAAACAATGAACATCCAGAATGTATGtcaataaaatgtaatgtttaagaacccttttaaataaactgaCTCCATATATTTCAATATGCTTTGTTTTAATGAGGTAGCCACAATACACGCTACAAAGGCATTTTAAGATCAATACATAAATAACACTGAAACAATTCCAAGTTGAAATTtctgatttgattgatttaagctgtttttgcttttaacaTTTGAATTGTCTTACTTATTATTTTCACTAtattttcattgtattttcttAACCTTTAAATGCATGTAGAcctacttcctgtttttttcttgctgttctcttgtgttttttctgtatcTTGTACCTCGGCACCGTCCATTGCAAATGAGGGTTCTCCCTCAATGTGTTTCCGAGGATTTAGGTAAAACAaatgataatgatgaataaatggCCATGCATGACATTAACCAAACATTATTTAGATAATAACAGATCATGATactcaaggtttctttatttgtaccGAATGGTAAATTTGATGTGCAGACAGGGATTCAGCGTTTACAGAGATAAATACATCACAttacataaaaacaattcaaaggaaacattcaaacaaacaacattgatTGCATCTGGCCATGGAGAAGTCCTCAAACAGACACCTGTTAAGAAGCTGAAAAATCCTGTCATGGTTAAAGTGgtcaaaggtaaaaaaacatctcttgTTCGTTTTGTTCAGCAGTGCTATAGCTGCAGGTTTAAAAGACTTCCTGTAATGTTTTGTTCTACCTTTAGGAGTATAACAAATCGACAGCAAGAGCGGAGAAGCTGAAACTCCACATTTAAGGGATGAGATCTAAAAATAGTGCTGTGTGATGTGTGAATAAATCTAATTCATTATGACTTTAATATCTGGAATAACAGTTGATTCGAAACAGTGACATGGTAAAACCAGTAGAAGAGGGGGGGTATGAGTGTAATCGATTTTGATAAAGGTGGTGATAATGATTGCAGACCAGTGTTGTTGAGTTTTACAGGAGACATGCTGCTGTTCAATAGAGGGCGCTACTTCTTTGAAGTGACGCGAAAGAAGAGTGTGGTACATCTGTCTTCCCTTAGGTCCTCTAGCTAGAAATATATACCAGAGGAACAGGCACAGGAGGTTATTCGATTTTCCTGTTCTCGGAAAGATCAAGCTAAGAAAATGTCTGGACGTGGAAAAGGTGCCGGAAAAGCCAGAGCAAAGGCAAAGACTCGCTCCTCCCGTGCCGGGCTCCAGTTCCCAGTCGGTCGTGTCCACAGGCTGCTGCGTAAAGGAAACTATGCCCAGCGTGTTGGTGCCGGAGCCCCCGTCTACCTGGCGGCTGTGCTCGAGTACCTGACCGCTGAGATCCTGGAGTTGGCCGGGAACGCTGCCCGTGACAACAAGAAGACCCGTATCATCCCCCGTCACCTGCAGCTGGCTGTCCGCAACGACGAGGAGCTCAACAAGCTGCTCGGAGGAGTCACCATCGCTCAGGGAGGAGTGCTGCCCAACATCCAGGCTGTTCTCCTGCCCAAGAAGACCGAGAAGGCTGCTAAGAAGTAAAGACTCAAACCCAAAATTAACACAACGGTCCTTTTAAGGGCCAAACACATTTCCACGAAAGAGTTTATGACGTTCCATGATCATGCAACCATTTTAATTAATACTCAATTAATAACATGATCCTTGATTTATCTTGCAATGAGAATATTTACAATGTTACAGCAGTGACCATTACAATGAAAGAGTGAACACACTACACAATATAAAATTAAGCATGTATGGACAAAGCAGTATCTGATAACATATAGCACAATAAAATCTACCTCCATTTCATTTGAAGTGAGTAGTACCAAGCACACCATAACCAATACATACAACTTTGTATGTATTTGCGATCACCCTTACTCATCCCTGTACCTTGCACAAAAACTATTTGTGCTTTATGGCAATTACTACTGTGGTTATTAGATCTGCCTTTAAATTGTTTGACATATTTCAGTTATGTTTAGTCAAGCCCACGATAtaagtgtgtctgtttctcaGTCATATACAGTAACATTAATTAGCGAAGACCTCCAATATGAGGCAGTCTTATTATTGATTTAGTTGATTTATCTTCCTATCAGTATTGGGTGCGGTGTCACAGACACTTGTTCCTTATACAACTTTTTCCTTGATCAAATTAAGTCCCTTAGTGACCCAACATCCTGGATGGTTAAGGGTGATCATGTGAATTAGTGTGTCAGGTCATCACATGGGACAAAATTAGCAAATTTGAAAAAGCTTGTATTTGTTGCTAAAGGGTAACCAATGTAATGCCTACATgtcttttaaaacattcaacCTGTACACAACCATGTTGTGGTGTATGAGTCACATCAGGCCTTCAACCTGAAAATAATCTGGTAAAACCTCATGTGACATGTTCATCATTATATTTATTACACTAATGAAATACATGGTTTCCtataaatgaattaaataaacagtaacTGAATACCCTATTCCAGTGATATTTATGTCATGTGTTCTGTAGTTTTAATAACTCTGAGCAGTTCAGAGTTCAGGATGAACTGGCAGTTATTTATAGAGATGATAAAAGGGATGTGAAGCTCAAAGTAGGACCCTCAGTACACTACCAGCAACACATTCATGTAATTTAAGGAGTCAACTGAGTCAGAGTCAGAAAGTATGTGAATTAAGTGATTTAAATCAAATAGGCTGATTACAGGATTTCtctcttaaataaaatgtggtggctcttaaaagagccgttgtggttgttttggAGCAGTAGACAGATTAAGCTCTCTCTCCGCGGATCCTTCTGGCCAGCTGGATGTCTTTGGGCATGATGGTGACCCTCTTGGCGTGGATGGCGCAGAGGTTGGTGTCCTCGAAGAGACCGACCAGGTAAGCCTCGCTGGCCTCCTGCAGAGCCATGACAGCGGAGCTCTGGAAGCGCAGGTCGGTCTTGAAGTCCTGAGCGATCTCACGGACCAGACGCTGGAAGGGCAGCTTGCGGATGAGCAGCTCGGTGGATTTCTGGTAACGACGGATCTCTCTGAGAGCCACGGTACCGGGCCTGTAACGATGGGGCTTC is drawn from Labrus bergylta chromosome 8, fLabBer1.1, whole genome shotgun sequence and contains these coding sequences:
- the LOC136179768 gene encoding histone H3, which translates into the protein MARTKQTARKSTGGKAPRKQLATKAARKSAPATGGVKKPHRYRPGTVALREIRRYQKSTELLIRKLPFQRLVREIAQDFKTDLRFQSSAVMALQEASEAYLVGLFEDTNLCAIHAKRVTIMPKDIQLARRIRGERA